Genomic DNA from Leptospira broomii serovar Hurstbridge str. 5399:
TCGTTTCCATTCCACATCCAAAATCTCGTCAAAGAAGCGACGATTCCAGATACCCGATAGACCGTCCGTTCTCGATACTCGTAGTAAGGTTTGGTATGCTTCAGAGAGTTTGTCCGTGATCTCTTCCAGATCTTTTTCTCTCTGGCGACGCTGGACCATTTCGTGCCTCAGACGTAATGCGGAGCGAACGCGGGCACGCAATTCGGTTGCGTCGAACGGCTTAGTCACATAATCGACTGCACCCGCTTCAAAGGCCGATTCTAAAGTCTGAGTATCATGGATGGCGGTGATAATAATAACGGGAAGATCCGCGAGCTCTTCCCGTCCAGCAAACTGCCGCAGCAAATCTAAACCGTTTTGTCCGCCCGGCAGCAGAATATCCAATAGTAATAAGGAAATTTTTTGTTTGTTTTTAGGATCGCCTTGAAGTCCTAACCATTCGAGTGCAGTTTCAGGTGTTTGAGTGGCGACTACATCCCCGTATCCGGCCTTTCTTAAAATTCGCTCAACCAGTAGGCAATTCTCGGGCGCATCGTCTAAAATCAAAATTCGATCCGTCCCTCCTGCCATAGAGTTCACGATATTCTTTTCATCGCTTGCCGGAGAATTCTGCATTAATGTATCTATTGGACGATCAATTCCTTTTTTCAACGCTAGTTTCAGTCGGAATTTCGATCAGGCTTCTGAAAAGTTCTGGCTATAACTTTTAACGGGTTCCAAATTATTCGCAAGGTAAAAAGTATGAAATCCAAACTGACAAGAACAGAATTTTTCAGTACCGCCGGAGCCACTCTCCTAACATTGGGTAGTCTCTCCGAGGTTTTTTCGAAAGAACACGATCATTCCCAAAAAAAAGGACAGGTAAAGAAGAAAATCGAAGGAAAATCGACTCAATTAACCTCGGCCATCTTGACGTCGGGAGAATGTGTCGTGCGCGGGGAACTCTGCATCGCTATGTGTATTGATGCACTGTCCTCGGGACAATCGGAAATGGCCGACTGCTTAAAAAGCGTCGAGGAAACTGTAGCTTTGTGTAATGCTTTCATAAAACTCGGAAGCTTAAATTCGACTTCTTCGAAAAAGGTTGCAGCGATTTGCCTGAATGTTTGCGAATCGTGTGCGAAACAATGCGATAAGCATGCCGATCATCACGAGGAATGTAAAGCGTGTGCAGAGGCTTGCAGAGCCTGCATAGTTGAATTTAAGAAATTAGCGGCATAAATACGCCGAAAACAAGATTCGTATCTTTTTCCCTTTGGAGACGATACGAATCTTTAAATCAAAATTAATCGACAGGGAATATTATAACAAAACCAGTTCCATTAGAATCGGTCGCTACGGACAAGGTTCCTTTTAATTGTTTGGATAAAATTCGGACAAGTTGCAGTCCCAACGTTTCTTTTTTTTCAATTTCATCCAAATTCGGAATTCCTACCCCATCATCTCCGATTTCCATTCGAATCGCCTTTCCTTCCTGGGCGGCCGAGATGAAGAACTTACCGAACGTTCGATTTTGGAACGCGTATTTTAACGAATTCGTCGCAATCTCGTTGAGGATCATACCGAGAGGAATAGCAGTATCCACTTCTAAGCTTAATTCGCCTACCTCAATCTGCCTTTCGATTTCAGCTCCCACTCCGTATACGTTCCAAAGATTGTCCAAAAGTTTGTCTATATACGATTTTAATTTTACGTCCGCAAGATTTTTAGAATTATAAAGTTCGTTATGTACCAACGACATCGAGTAGATTCTACTTTCAGTATCCTTTAATTCTCGGATTACCTCTTTGTTTTTAGCGTAATTCGTTTGCAGATTCAATAGACTAGCCATTATCTGAAGATTATTTTTGACTCTATGGTGTATTTCCTGAAGCAAGACCTCCTTATCTCGGAGCGACTCTCTCAGCGATTCCTCGGCCTGTTTCCATTTAGTAATATCGACTACGATCGCCAAAACTATTTCTCTTCCGCGCAATTTGAATTTGTAGGAAGTTACTTCGACTAAGATGAATTCTCCGCTTCGTCGCTTGTGCACGGTATTGACGGGGGGATTTTTCCCGCTTTTCAAAGCAACGTGCTCCGACATAGCTTTCTTTGCATCGGAAGCGAGCCTAACGTCGGAAATCGCTAATCTTCGAATTTCTTCCCAACTGTATCCGTAAAGCCTCTCCACCTCCTGATTAGCATCGATAACTTCCAGAGTTTCGTAGTCGTATACCCAAACGGCGAGAGGATTATTTTCAAAAAGTAACCGATATCTTTCTTCGCTTTCGCGAATAATGGAAGCTTGCTCGTTCAATTTAGAAAGTAAGTCGTTACGCTCTATTGCGTATAAAATGGATCGATTCAATAAGTGCGAGTCGAACTTACCTTTGATCAGGTAATCTTGCGCACCGGCCTTTAGAGCCTCGCTAGCGAGCCCCTCATCTTCCGAACCGGAACATATTACTATCGGGATTCTGGAAAACTCCAGACGTATCGCATCAAAACCGTCCAAGCCCAAACTATCCGGTAAGGAAAGATCTAGGACGATACATTCAATCTCTCCCGAACGAGAGCGAAGGATCTCGAGGCCTTCGGCGGCTGTATTTGCATAGGAGGTGCAGAGGGAATGACCTCCCGCTTCTTCTAAATAAAGACCGATCAATCTTGAATCGGCGGGATTATCTTCTATTACAAGTACTTGCTTGGCTTTGATCAGTGTTGAAATCATTTTTGCGCTCACCTTGACGGCAACCGAGTAGTTTGAAACCAGTAGACACGTAACGATCGCATAGCTTCTATAAAGCTCTCGAACTCCACAGGTTTCTGTATATAAGAGTTTGCATGTAAATTATAAGTTTGTAAAATATCCCGCTCAGAACCTGAAGTCGTCAGAACCACGACCGGAATCCTTCTCAGATCGGGATCTCCCTTTAGCTCCCTCAAAACGTCAAAACCGTTTTTTTTGGGAAGATTTAGGTCCAATAGAATCAGATCCGGTCTGGAATTTCCCAAATACAGACCTTCGCCTTTGACATAGTCCAAGGCTTCCTCACCGTCATTTACGACGATCAGATGCTTCGATTTAGGCACCTCGCCCAGGGCCTCCAAAGTCAATCGAACGTCTGCAGGGTTGTCTTCCACGAGTAAAATATCGAACGTTGCCTTAATTGTCGAATTCATCAGTTTCTCCGAATGGGAATCGCGAAGAAAAATTCGGATCCGACGCCGACGTTTGATTCGACCCAGATCTTTCCTCCGTGGTTTTCAACGATCTTTTTGCATATGGAAAGTCCGATTCCTGTGCCGGG
This window encodes:
- a CDS encoding four-helix bundle copper-binding protein, whose protein sequence is MKSKLTRTEFFSTAGATLLTLGSLSEVFSKEHDHSQKKGQVKKKIEGKSTQLTSAILTSGECVVRGELCIAMCIDALSSGQSEMADCLKSVEETVALCNAFIKLGSLNSTSSKKVAAICLNVCESCAKQCDKHADHHEECKACAEACRACIVEFKKLAA
- a CDS encoding sensor histidine kinase, which encodes MISTLIKAKQVLVIEDNPADSRLIGLYLEEAGGHSLCTSYANTAAEGLEILRSRSGEIECIVLDLSLPDSLGLDGFDAIRLEFSRIPIVICSGSEDEGLASEALKAGAQDYLIKGKFDSHLLNRSILYAIERNDLLSKLNEQASIIRESEERYRLLFENNPLAVWVYDYETLEVIDANQEVERLYGYSWEEIRRLAISDVRLASDAKKAMSEHVALKSGKNPPVNTVHKRRSGEFILVEVTSYKFKLRGREIVLAIVVDITKWKQAEESLRESLRDKEVLLQEIHHRVKNNLQIMASLLNLQTNYAKNKEVIRELKDTESRIYSMSLVHNELYNSKNLADVKLKSYIDKLLDNLWNVYGVGAEIERQIEVGELSLEVDTAIPLGMILNEIATNSLKYAFQNRTFGKFFISAAQEGKAIRMEIGDDGVGIPNLDEIEKKETLGLQLVRILSKQLKGTLSVATDSNGTGFVIIFPVD
- a CDS encoding response regulator, producing MNSTIKATFDILLVEDNPADVRLTLEALGEVPKSKHLIVVNDGEEALDYVKGEGLYLGNSRPDLILLDLNLPKKNGFDVLRELKGDPDLRRIPVVVLTTSGSERDILQTYNLHANSYIQKPVEFESFIEAMRSLRVYWFQTTRLPSR
- a CDS encoding diguanylate cyclase is translated as MAGGTDRILILDDAPENCLLVERILRKAGYGDVVATQTPETALEWLGLQGDPKNKQKISLLLLDILLPGGQNGLDLLRQFAGREELADLPVIIITAIHDTQTLESAFEAGAVDYVTKPFDATELRARVRSALRLRHEMVQRRQREKDLEEITDKLSEAYQTLLRVSRTDGLSGIWNRRFFDEILDVEWKRASRSGKPISLLLIDIDFFKKFNDTYGHQAGDECIRKVAAVIKETARRAGDFPARYGGEEFAVILPETDSANALVVAENIRTKVMALNIPHLSSVASPNVSISIGVATQRSTKTNGTREELVQKADQALYRSKASGRNQSTYYSE